Genomic segment of bacterium:
TTATTGTTTTGCGCAACCGGATGTGGAAGATTTTGAAATCAATTTAATGTATTCACCTGTAGTCGCGTACGAGAAACTCTGGAAGGTCCGCAAATGAGGATCCGGAAACTGCTTCCCTTCCTGGCCTGGTTGCTGGTGGGTCTGGTATTCGCGAGTCAACTGCACCTGTTCGCCATTCGCGCCGGCGGATCAATGGGATGGCCGCAGGTGTTGATCTGGGAAATTCCGCGCTGGCTTATATGGGCATTACTTGCCCCGCTTGTAACGAAGATCGCTCGCATGTATCCGTGGCGCAGAGAACAAGCAACGCGTCATATCGCGATCCACACAATTTGCGGGGCCGCGCTGTCATTCATTCACCTTGTCCTGTTCGTTATTGTGTTTCATGCTTTGCGTCTCTCTATCGGAGAAGGAGGCGAGATTCTCGATACTTTTCAATTTGCTTTTCCGCTGGATTTCCACGTGGGAATCGCCGTCTACTGGCTGCTTGTATTGCTCAGACAGTTTAGCGATTCCGAACAACGCGTGGCACGGCTTCAGGCCGAGTTGACCCAGGCCCAGCTTCAGGCGCTCAAGATGCAGCTGCATCCACATTTTTTATTCAACACATTGAACTCGATTGCATCCTTCTTGCGGACCGATGTGGAGGTTGCAGATGAAATGATCGGACAACTGGGCGATTTCTTACGGCTGACTTTACAAAATCCAGGAACCGAAGAAATCGTACTGGAAAAAGAGCTGGAATTCTTGAAACGATATCTCGCAATTGAACAACTCCGTTTTCAAGACCGTCTTCACGCGCAATTCGAAATTGATCCGGATACTCTGTCTGCTCTCGTTCCGAATCTGATTCTACAGCCGGTGGTAGAAAATGCAGTGCGCCATGGAGTTTCAACACGTTCCGGTAAGGGAACGATTCGCATTGAAGCAAAACGACGCGACGGCCAGTTGCAAATAGTGATCTGTGACAATGGTCCCGGGTTGCCTTCTCACATAACCGAAGGTATTGGAATCGCTACAACGCGTGACAGGCTCCGCAGGATGTATGGAGCGGAGGCGCATCTCGATCTGGCAAACCAACCGGACGGAGGCGCGGTCGTAACCCTGGGTATTCCCTTTCATGTTTCGGAGGGAAAACTTTGAAACTGCGGACCCTGATTGTTGACGACGAATCACCCGCGCGGAAAAGAATTCGTCATTTTCTGGAATTGGATTCCGAAATCGAACTGATTGGAGAATGTGAAAACGGTCAGGATGCGCTGGCATGGATTCGAACATATAAACCGGACATTCTTTTCCTGGACATTCAAATGCCTCTGATGGACGGTTTCAACTTATTGAAGCGATCCGGTCTGGAACGTCAGTTCTCCGTCATATTCATCACAGCCTATGATGAATACGCGGTCAAAGCATTTGAAGCGAACGCAGCGGACTATCTTCTGAAACCGTTCACGCGGAAACGATTTGAAGAAGCGCTCCGAAAAGTGAAACAACAAATCCGGCTCAAGCGGAACTCCGAACCGGCTGAGCAGGCAATGGCTCTTTTACAAACATTGCAAAAAGAAAACGAATACCTGCAACGGATCGCTGTTAAATCAACACGTGGAATCATTTTTGTTCCATGCAATCAGGTTGATTGGATCGAAAGCGAAGATAACTACATCCTTGTGCATGCAGGAAAAGAGACTCATATCATTCGCGAATCGATGAATGCCATCGAGCAAGCGCTCGATCCAGCGCGCTTCCTCCGAATCCATCGCCGCATTCTTGTAAACACCGACCGTATCCGCGAAATGCAACCCCAGCGCCAAACCCACCTGATTCTTCAAAATGGCACCGCGCTCCCCGTCAGTCGCCGCTTGAAGGAGAAAGTGAAACGCTTTCTCTTCAGGAAGTAACTATGGAGCGCAGGCTTCCAGCCTGCATTACGGGCCGCCGGACTTCCAGTCCGCAATGCAGACCACTCTCCCCTTCCCTCCGACCGCTCGCCACAAACGTATGGAAGCCTTCTCATCTACTCCGATAAATTTCATCGTGTCAGAGGTGAAACATGAAACGACTTTTAGTTTTCATTCTTTTCTCTTTATTCAGTTTTCCAGTAGGTGCTGATGATGGACTTCGAGCGTACATGGAAAAGCAAACGCAAT
This window contains:
- a CDS encoding histidine kinase gives rise to the protein MRIRKLLPFLAWLLVGLVFASQLHLFAIRAGGSMGWPQVLIWEIPRWLIWALLAPLVTKIARMYPWRREQATRHIAIHTICGAALSFIHLVLFVIVFHALRLSIGEGGEILDTFQFAFPLDFHVGIAVYWLLVLLRQFSDSEQRVARLQAELTQAQLQALKMQLHPHFLFNTLNSIASFLRTDVEVADEMIGQLGDFLRLTLQNPGTEEIVLEKELEFLKRYLAIEQLRFQDRLHAQFEIDPDTLSALVPNLILQPVVENAVRHGVSTRSGKGTIRIEAKRRDGQLQIVICDNGPGLPSHITEGIGIATTRDRLRRMYGAEAHLDLANQPDGGAVVTLGIPFHVSEGKL
- a CDS encoding response regulator; the encoded protein is MKLRTLIVDDESPARKRIRHFLELDSEIELIGECENGQDALAWIRTYKPDILFLDIQMPLMDGFNLLKRSGLERQFSVIFITAYDEYAVKAFEANAADYLLKPFTRKRFEEALRKVKQQIRLKRNSEPAEQAMALLQTLQKENEYLQRIAVKSTRGIIFVPCNQVDWIESEDNYILVHAGKETHIIRESMNAIEQALDPARFLRIHRRILVNTDRIREMQPQRQTHLILQNGTALPVSRRLKEKVKRFLFRK